Genomic window (Tamandua tetradactyla isolate mTamTet1 chromosome 3, mTamTet1.pri, whole genome shotgun sequence):
CTTTGCTGTCACTTTGCTGGCCAATATCTGGCTCAATGGGGAGGGGCTGTGTCCCCCACTTTACTTGGGATAGTGGACTCCCCCATCTGCCCCAGTAGGCAGCCATACCCCAGGCAAGGTTTGGGCCTCCAGGTGATGTTTCCCTCAAGAGTGGGGAATGGGCATCAAGACCCAGGGCTGGAAtcacagtctctgtccatgttttctcaggATCTTCATCCCTAATTGGCCTGAgctttgaaatgtcctcccctTTCTCCCGGGTCCGTAAACAGTTGGTTTGGGTAGTTTCTGCTtggctacttgctgcttttagggacAATTTTGTGGTTCTCTCTCTGatcctccattttggaagctCTTCATTGTTGCCCTTTTGTATTCTGCCCTTCCTAGTGGCTTAATTACTGCATTGGGTCCTTGTGGGCTTGGGTCTGTGTCTGGATATAGTGGGGATCTGACTCACTGCTGCGAGAGATCTTATAGTCTGTGTCCTTGGTGGAAGGTGGCAGTTATCCTCTGGGAACTTTACAAGGTGTGTGAGAtggagtgagggggaggggagaggaccagCCTGTTTGGGACAGAAGTTTCcaacctgatatttttctctttctttgattcagcatttgtgggaacCTTCCCCAGTCTACCTTCCTCCAGAGATCTGAAGAAGTGAGAATTGACCCTTTTTCACTGAATCACTGGGGGGGAGGTTTTTAGTAGCtgtttacattgccatgttgatgacatcatgtCATATAGGtacttttttaaacttaaatttgtAATTCAATGTTTTTAATAGGACATGAAAAGAATATTaggtatttgtctttttctattAATGTTTCATGGACTATGGAATATACAGTAGATTCTAATCTTTATCAGCTCAGGACAATTTTGTCTTTACTAACTTATGATATATCCTCAATTTCTGCTCTTTTAAAGATCAACTTTGTTAAGGTATTTCTTCAGATTCTTCTACAAAGTGCAGGATACTAGGACAGAACCCAGGGCCCTGCCACCCTGTGCAGTGATGCTGCCACTCCTGTAtacatgtttccttttttagTGACATattcatggaaaagaaaaaattgctgtgggaatataaaaagtgcttatgttctcattttccactgttcttccttttcttgaCTATTCTACCCCAACTGCTTATTCCTTTCCCTTATTTGATTTCTCCCACCAGTTCTGCTCAGCTTACTTGCCGTTTGATATCCAGAAATTTGATTAAGGCAGTGAATGGGGTAGAACAAAGCATAACATTGGGTGTCCCTTTTGAAAGTGCTCAGCATTCTCACATTGGAGAAATGCCTTTTGGATAGAAAGCAAAGGAGTCCTGGCATGAGTTATTCTGTGTATGTAGCCAGCATACAGGTTTGTGTTTACACAAAGGAGCCTCCCAAGTATTAGTCTTTGTCTATACCAAGGTCTTGTAGATGAATTAAACATTGAAAGTGGTTCGGTTTGGATTAAGTAGGATTTCCCACCCTACTTTATTAtgtatgatgatgatgatgatgatgatgatgatgatgatgatgatgataacaacTAGTTCTGAATTGCCAGTAAGaggcattttgattatttctctTGTTGTTTTTTGACTATTTCAGTGTATAGTGCATGGGGGAGAATGAGGGGGGCATGGACAGGCTCAGAAAGGTAGCCACtgtttacaaaatttatatacataACTCAAAATATCCCATGTAGGCCATTTTCAAGTGTaacattcagtggtattaattacattcacaatgttgtcccctatcaccaccatccgttacccaAACTTGTGCCCACTTACAAACTACTTCCTGGCCatctaaaaacagaaaaaacaagcaaaaactctGGGCTCAGCTCTCAAACTGAATTCGTTCAGAGGGTCTCCTTTTGCCCTGAAGTTGGAAATGTGTTTCCTCTGTAGGAGCTgtgaagccagacagaaaaggtaCTTGGAGGATCCCGTGTGGGATGTGCTAAGGCATGTGGGTGCCATTCTGCAGGCAGGAGCCCCAGGTACCCAGGGAAGGGGTGCCATCATTTGCTTGAATGGTTACTTATTCCAGAGTCTCTTAGTAATTTACTGATTCACATTCATTTGTCAAATATGTCTTAATTTCTACTTTCATTTCTGTGCTTGGTGCTGAGGGAGTTAACATGTATAAACCATAGTCTCTTCCTCCAAGAAGCTTGTGGGAAATCcaataaatacacaaatggcTGCAAAATCATTAGTCGCCAATTGACAGTAAAGAGCATTTAAGttgttccccccccccctttttttttagctatttcacGTACCTAGACTTAGGGGAAGAATGAGGGGGACAGATACAGCCTCACAAAGGAAGCCAGtgtttaaaagttttatatacaCAACTCAAAAAActccattttagccatttgcaagtgtacaattcagtggtattaattacattcacaatattgtgctcccatcaccaccatctgttacctaAACTTTCCACTCAGCATCCCTTAAGCACTACCTCCCATTCCCTTCATGTCCTATTCCCTGCTTACCTGCAATCTACGAGCTATAGCTATTAATTTTCTAgttctaggtattttatatgAGTGAGATTAtatcatatatgtccttttgtgtctaggttatttcactcaacatgatgtcttcacgattcatccatgttgtagcatggatcagaactctgttcctttttatggtGTAATATTCCTTGTATAgctagaccacattttatttgtctattcatctgttgaaggacacttgggttgctttcactttctcactattgtaaataatgctgctatgaatgttatTGTACAAAGATCAATTTGAGcacttgctttcagttcttttggatgcATAACAAGAAATAGGATTGCCAGGTGTATTAgctaggcttctctagagaaactgaaccaaTAGGAGACATCTGTGAATAGGAGacttattaaagtgtctcacgcaaaCCAAGCGggtatagagtccaaaatctgtatggcaggccacaagctggcagctccaatgaaggtcctcaacaaaccctcacagaggctggttggctgaagcagaaagagggattgtttcttctgaatcctccttaaatgccttccagtgattagattaagcaaaaGACACCTTTACTCATTCGGTTTATTTACCCTTAGACTTGACTTCTTTGAGTAGCTTTTGCAATTCTTCTCTAAGATGAAAGATCAAAGTCTAagtcttttatttgtttgctctctatctttctttgttaatctaaagaattataaaagattgaatttttttttggtcttcttaAAGAAATAGGTTTTGACTGTGTTTattccttctgctttttcaaattttattttcttaattggagcgtattttaaaaattgatgatgTCATCCTTGCTTTGAAGCATTTTGGTGTTGACAGctgtaaataaaacatttcctatTGGTTAGGTTTTGGTatgcatttctcttccttttgttgttcttaagagaattttaatttcagcttttgatttctgcttctttttaatgGCTATCTAAGAGTCTGTTTCTTAATTTATAATGTAATAATATACCTAATATTTTTAGCCTTTCCCTTACATTTTCACAAATTATTTTGTATTCAAATTAGAGGACTTTTTTCAATGAAGTCACAGCTTTTGATTTCTCAATGAGTGTTCTTGTCATCTAGTACAGAATTGTTTACAGAAGTACAATgcaatgtaaataaaaattttcttgcaGGTACCTCTTAAGTAAAGtagaaaacatataaaattaattgtaataatatgttttatttctaatataaaatatcctttcagcatttatttattcagtattaaattattaatgagatgtatattctcatttttaatacTGTCTTCAAAATCTGTTATATATTTTACACTTATCGCATTTCTCAATGTAAACTAAGCAGAATTCACATGCTTGATAGTCATATGTAGTTAGTGACTCATATATTGGATACTATGCAATGGATTTTTGTGACTATTCCATGGATACATCtaagaatgtatttttaaggGCCTGTTTGCCACTGTAATATTGACTGTTGGTTGTATAatccaatttttctattttaaagagatttttacTGAGTCTGTCCAATTTTGACAAATATCTTAAAAGATCCCCTTCTAATGCACTTTGGTTAAGTTTTGAAgttcaaatatttttgctttatatatatatatgtatacacacacacacacacatatacatattcgATTGCTTGGAACACAAAGGTTTatggttcttatattttctttacagAATTTACTTTTATCATGAAATAACATCCCTTAGGATCCACCTTATCTGATATCAATATTGCTATCCATGTTTTTTGTATTCCTTGTctctttactttaaaaacaaactcaTGCTTTTAAAGTTTACTTGTGAAGAGTACATTTATGAAGACTCCATTTTGACAGTCTTCCTTTAGTGTGGCTCTGATCACCTTGTAAGGTTCAGATTTTACTTGATTGGTTTTCATAAATATTGCAATAGATTTTTAAGAGACAGGGAAGAAAGATTTCAAGAGTGGTGAGATAGTGACACGGCCAGCAGAGAGTTTTACGGTGGGGTGAGGCCTCAGTGATCCCCTCAGAGCTCAGTTAGAACTTGAGCAATGGCAGTTCATAGGAGAAGGGGAGGCGAGGATATGAAACCATTGTCCCCATACCTGTTTGGCAATTGGATGAAAAAAAGTGGATGAGGACATGGCCCTGTGAAGGTGGCAGGGTCAGGGGAGTTTATTGGAGAGGGAACGTGGACATTGCCCTGTGTGCAGACAGAAAGGGCCTGCTGAGTAGGTGGAAGGTTTATTCTGTAATGATTCACTTAAGGAGGGTCTGTGCCTTCCAATCACACTCTGTCTTGCTCAATGGCTTGGTAATAAGTGGGTGAGAAAGGTCAGGTGGAGGTACAGGCTTGTGTGGAGTCAGCTGCCGTGGATTCTGCTGAGATGGTGACTGGCCTCCAGCTTCCCCTGTGGCTGCTCCCGGGGCTGCTGCTTTTCCTGGACCTTGGGCGCTGGGCTGAGAGCGGGAAGGTGCTGGTGGTGCCCTTCGAAGGCAGCCACTGGCTCAGCATGCAGAAGTTGGTGCAGGAGCTCAGTGCCAGAGGCCACCAGGCTGTTGTCGTCGCTCCAGAGGTGAACATGCACATCAAAGAAGCCAACTTTTTCACTATGAAAACCTATGCCATTCCCTACACCCAGGAAGAATATGACCATATTTTGTCAGGCCTGCAGCCAGTTGTTTTTGATCAAATTCACTATCTGAAGATGTTTTTAGAAAGTATAGAATTGGTGAAAAATGTGTCTAGTCTCTATCATACATCTTGTACAGGGCTCCTGAGTGACAAGGAGCTTATCAGGTCCCTGAATGCCAGTTCATTTGATGTAGTTCTAACTGACCCCGTTTACCCCTGCGGGTCCTTGCTGGCTGAGTACCTGTCTATTCCTGCTGTGTATTTTTTGCGTTTCCTTCCATGTGACTTGGATTTTGAAGGCACGCAGTCCCCAAACCCTTCTTCATATATTCCTAGGTTATTAACGGTGAATTCAGACCACATGACATTCCTGCAGCGGGTCAAGAACATGCTCTATCCTCTGGCCATGAAATACATTTGCCATATTTCTTATTCCTCCTTTGTAAGCCTTGCCTCTGAGCTCCTGCAGAGACAGATGTCCCCAGCAGATATTTTCAGATATGGATCCGTGTGGCTCTTCAGAGGAGACTTTGTGATGGACTATCCCAAGCCCATCATGCCCAACATGGTCTTCATTGGAGGCATAAACTGTGCCCACAGAAAGCCACTGCCTCAGGTCTGTATGGGTGCCTTTACAcaatcagtttttaaaactttctttcaagTGCTTACTTACCTACTAATCTCTCTAAAGATGTCtatgtctctctctccctttaaCAGTCTTTGTGGAGATGCATTGTTAAAGTGTCCCCAGTTGTGTGGATAAGTTGGAATGTCACTGAGAGGAAGGACAGGCAGATGTGGGGATCCATAATCGGACCAATAAGCAAGGGGTGAGGCTCAAGCAAGAACATCCATTTGTTGAGGTGCTGTGTTCATGGTTGTACAATTTTCTATTGCTATGTTGGAGAAGAAAAGCTGAAGCAGCTGGGGAACTGATCTATGTGTGGATTTTTGCTTGTAGGTGTTTAATAGAAGGATAAAGGAAGGAGCAAATTGGCTTAATAAGAGGATAGGTCTTAGAGGTCTTGTCTTGgaagagatggagatgtgatgacAGGACGATCTAATTGGTCAATGAATGTAGAAGTTTCAAAAAGGTTGAATTACTTAAGTGGAAGTGAGACAATGCCAGAGAGGGAAGACTGGGGGTTCCCATCAGAGATTGAAATAATGAATTCCAGCATTTCTGCGCTTTTCTGACAGGAGGGTCCCTGACTTGTAGTTGGTTTCTGGAGTAGAATGTGTGGATATTTCAGATTTGGGAAGGCATCATGGAGGTTGTATGTAAAATGGGTCTTCTACTTGAGACACTGAAATCATGAAAGGATGGTAGTATGGGTCACTGAAATCAAACCATGAGCCTAAGAACCCAGCGAAGGTGGTGTCAGAATGAAGTGATATGAGTGTAAGTGGCAAAGAGTTTGTCTGGAAAGTTTACAGTTGGTTTCCGTGGTGGACACTACTGCTGTACCTACAATTTCTGAGGAATCTTACATCAATCCTCAGTATTTGTGTTTGTTGGCTTGAATTCTTGGGGcctggattttgtttcttaatccacTGAGCCAACTATCACTTTCATAGGGAAATCAGCCCATTTTATGTCCTGTGGACCTAATTTATATGACTCCCATGATGTTAAGTGTTTTATAGGTGTTGtgttcttattctgtgcttccttttattaatgaatGTATTATTATAAAGGGCTCTAATTTTCATCCTTCTGTCCGATCCAATCAGGAAGTATCCATTCTTACttgattttccccctttattgctgtgttttttttacataataaatatatattcatctaCTCTATTTGTAATACTGCTGAAAGGTAGGaagacattttaaatgaattgtaGCTATTTTCTCTTAGTTTGTAAATATGTTCTCTGGAGTTAACTGCATCCATTGAAATCTTCAGTGCCATTTTTCTAGCTAGATGGCCTTGATCATAATCAGCCCCCAATAATAAATCACCCAACAAATATTTCCTATCACCTTTATTATTACCACAATCTAAATATTGTCCAGGTGGACAAGGTGTGTCATCTGGAGACTGGCTGGCAGCCCCACTTGACCTTAATTGTCCATGATCCTTGTGGTCCAGGATCTCCCTTCACCCTTGGCTGTCTCCACAGCGCAATCCCAGCAGCTATTTTCTTGTCTGTTTTGACATCTGTAGCTCTTGTAGACTTACAGTTGTGGGTTAACCTCCTGAAATACAAGTATATTTATGAGAATGTCTGcctgtatttctgtttttcctttagaCATGTTGATGTCAGTTTGTTTGATGCATAAAGATCATTAGATGTGATTTTTTATCATCTGTTATACATGATAGGCTCAATATTATGATTTTTGTCCCTTTAATTCTTCTTTCTTGAATTTTGAGTTATTGTCACCTTTGCTTATCTGGTTTATTTACCCTTAGACTTGACTCCTCGTAGTAGCTTTTGCAGTTCTTCTCTAAGTTCAAAGATCAAAGTCTaagtcttttatttgtttgttctctttctttgttaATCTAAAGAATTATGACAGATTGAATTATTTTGTTGGTCTtctcaaagaaacagcttttgatttTGTTCCTTCTTCTTGCTCTTTTTAATTCTACTTTGCTAATttgagcttattttaaaaattgaccatGTCATCCTTGCGTTGAAGCATTTTGGTGTTGACAgctataaataaaacatttcctaCTGGTTAGGATTTGGCATACATATCTCTTCCTTTTGTTGTTCTTAAGAGAATTTTAATCTAGGTtttgatttctacttttatttaatGGCCATCTAAGAGGTTGTTTCTTAATTTATAATGtaataatatagttaagatttttAGCATATCCCTGTCTATCACAAATTATTTTGTGTTCAAATTAGAgaacttttttgtgtgaaatcaCGGTTTTTGATATCTCAATAAGTGTTCTTTGTCATCTAGTACAGAATTGTGTACGGAAGTACAATGCAATGTAAATGTAAAGTTTTCTAGCAGGTACCTTttaaataaagtagaaaacatagaatataaattgtaataatatattttatttctaatataagAAAATATCCTTTCAGCATCTATTcagtataaaattattaatgagatgtGCATTCTCATTTTTCATACTGTCTTCAAAATCTTATACATTTAACACTTATAGCATTTCTCAGTGTAAACTAAGGAGAATACACGTGCTCAATAGTCATATGTAGTTAGTGACTCATATATTAGATACCATGTGAtcaatatttgtgaatattccatGGATACATctgagaatgtattttaaaaggccTATTTGCCACTGTTTTGTTGACTGTTTAACTCAAGTTTTCTAATTTAAAGAGATTTTTACTGAATCTGTCCAATTTTGACAAAGATATCTTAAAAGATCCCCTTCTACCTGAACTTTGGTTAAGTTTTGGAGTTTCAATATATTTGCTctctatataaatgtatatatatacacacatgcttGATTGCTTGGTACACAAAGGCTTATCATTCTTGTATTTTCTTCACAAGGTTAATTTTGTCATGAAATAACATCCCTTAGTATCCACCTTATCTGATATCAATATTGCTATGcttgttttttgtatttcttgtctctttactttaaaaacaaactcaTGCTTTTAAAGTTTACTTGTGAAGAGCACATTTGTAAAGACTCCATTCTGACAGTCTCCCTTTAGTGTGGTTCTGATCAACTTTTAAGGTTAAGATTTTACTTGATTGGTTTTCTTAAATATTGCAACAGATTTTCAAGAGGCTGGGAAGAAAGACTTCAAGAGTGGTGAGATAGTGCCACGGCCAGCAGAGAGATTTACGGTGGGGACAAGGCCTCAGTGACCCCCCTCAGAGCTCAGTTAGAACCTCTGAGATGGCATTTCACAGGAGAAGGGGAGGTGAGGAAATGAAACCAGTGTCCCCACACCTGTCCGGCaattggatgaaaaaaaaagtgaatgaggaCATGGCCCTGAGATGGTGGCAGGGTCAGGTGATTTTATTGGAGAGGGAACATGGGCCTTGCCCTGTGTGCAGACAGAAGGGCCTGCCGAGTGGGTGGAAGGTTTATTGTATAATGATTCACTTAAGGAATCTGCCTCCCAATCACACTCTGTCTTGCTCAATGGCTCGGTGATAAGTGGGTGAGAAATGTCAGGTGGAGGCACAGGCTTGTGTGGAGTCAGCCACCATGGATGCTGCTGAGATGGTGACCAGC
Coding sequences:
- the LOC143678249 gene encoding UDP-glucuronosyltransferase 1A3-like isoform X1, translating into MVTGLQLPLWLLPGLLLFLDLGRWAESGKVLVVPFEGSHWLSMQKLVQELSARGHQAVVVAPEVNMHIKEANFFTMKTYAIPYTQEEYDHILSGLQPVVFDQIHYLKMFLESIELVKNVSSLYHTSCTGLLSDKELIRSLNASSFDVVLTDPVYPCGSLLAEYLSIPAVYFLRFLPCDLDFEGTQSPNPSSYIPRLLTVNSDHMTFLQRVKNMLYPLAMKYICHISYSSFVSLASELLQRQMSPADIFRYGSVWLFRGDFVMDYPKPIMPNMVFIGGINCAHRKPLPQEFEAYVNASGEHGIVVFSLGSFVSDIPEKKAMEIADALSKIPQTVFWRYTGNPPSNLGKNTKLVKWLPQNDLLGHPKTRAFITHCGSHGIYEGICNGVPMVMLPLIGDQMDNAKRIDSRGAGVTLNILEMTSEDLQNAIKTVINDKSYKENIMRLSSLHKDRPVEPLDLAVFWVEFVMRHKGAPHLRPAAHDLTWYQYHSLDVIGFLLAVVLTALFITWKCCLLGYRRCFGKMAPVKKTPKTKAH